Proteins from a single region of Chloroflexota bacterium:
- a CDS encoding bifunctional folylpolyglutamate synthase/dihydrofolate synthase — MKGFSLALPLPRGYNHAMPEYEPDYQAALDFLYSFIDYSLTRNLRNAPEKFDLARVEALLEALGDPHRAYPVLHIAGTKGKGSTAALMAAALQAQGYTVGLYTSPHLEDFAERIQVNGRPMPHADLPRVVARLEPCIARIPGLTTFELITAAAFLYFAERAVDVAVVEVGLGGRLDATNVVHPLVSVITPISYDHTAILGNTLEAIAGEKAGIIKPGVPVVMAPQPPEARQRIAAVAAEREAPLIEVGRDWLYAPVARSLEGQVLFVWHKAEQPLVDAFVESGGFQEWEPTRLRISLLGPHQVINAATAYAALQTARRQGLALSPEAIRRGFAAARWPGRFEVLHRNPPLVVDGAHNRAAAHQIRLTLDEYFPGWPLVLVFGASADKDIRGMLEELVPRARRVIVTRSHHPRAADPEDLRAQVHQLGRAAQAFADVEDALQAAFRAAAGEAVVLVTGSLFVAAAARSVWHAAHLASSHWQPLSLHRISAPSGGL; from the coding sequence ATGAAAGGCTTTTCCCTTGCCCTTCCTTTGCCGCGCGGTTACAATCACGCCATGCCCGAATACGAACCCGATTATCAGGCTGCGCTGGATTTTCTTTACAGTTTCATCGATTACAGTTTGACGCGCAACCTGCGAAATGCCCCCGAAAAATTCGACCTGGCGCGCGTCGAGGCGTTACTGGAAGCCCTGGGCGACCCGCATCGTGCCTACCCCGTGCTGCACATTGCTGGCACGAAAGGGAAAGGCTCGACAGCGGCATTGATGGCCGCGGCTTTGCAGGCGCAGGGCTACACAGTGGGGCTTTATACTTCGCCGCATCTGGAAGATTTTGCCGAGCGCATTCAGGTGAATGGCCGCCCAATGCCCCACGCGGATCTGCCGCGGGTGGTGGCGCGCCTCGAGCCTTGCATCGCGCGCATTCCCGGGCTCACGACTTTCGAACTCATCACGGCAGCGGCCTTCCTTTACTTTGCCGAGCGTGCCGTGGATGTGGCGGTGGTGGAAGTGGGCCTTGGCGGGCGGTTGGATGCCACCAACGTGGTGCACCCCCTGGTTTCGGTGATTACGCCGATTTCTTACGACCACACCGCCATTTTGGGCAATACGCTGGAAGCCATTGCTGGCGAAAAAGCGGGCATTATCAAGCCGGGCGTGCCGGTGGTCATGGCCCCGCAGCCGCCCGAAGCGCGGCAGCGCATTGCGGCGGTGGCTGCCGAGCGAGAGGCTCCGCTGATTGAAGTGGGGCGCGATTGGCTCTACGCGCCGGTGGCGCGTTCGCTGGAAGGACAGGTGCTCTTCGTGTGGCACAAAGCCGAGCAGCCGCTGGTGGATGCCTTCGTGGAATCTGGCGGTTTTCAGGAATGGGAACCCACCCGCCTGCGCATTTCGCTGCTGGGGCCGCATCAGGTGATCAACGCGGCCACGGCCTACGCCGCGCTGCAAACCGCGCGGCGGCAGGGGCTGGCGCTGTCGCCGGAAGCCATCCGCCGCGGGTTTGCCGCGGCCCGCTGGCCCGGCCGTTTCGAGGTGCTGCACCGCAATCCCCCGCTGGTGGTGGATGGCGCGCACAACCGCGCCGCAGCCCATCAAATTCGCCTCACGCTGGACGAATATTTCCCCGGCTGGCCGCTGGTGCTGGTGTTTGGCGCCTCGGCCGATAAAGACATCCGCGGCATGTTGGAAGAACTGGTGCCTCGTGCCCGGCGTGTCATTGTGACCCGTTCCCACCATCCCCGCGCCGCCGACCCCGAAGACCTGCGCGCCCAGGTGCACCAACTCGGCCGGGCGGCTCAGGCCTTTGCCGACGTGGAAGACGCCTTGCAGGCGGCTTTCCGCGCCGCGGCGGGTGAGGCTGTGGTGTTGGTGACGGGCAGCCTCTTCGTCGCCGCGGCCGCACGTAGCGTTTGGCACGCGGCCCACCTGGCTTCCAGCCACTGGCAACCCCTTTCCTTGCACCGTATCTCTGCTCCCTCAGGTGGCTTATGA
- the lon gene encoding endopeptidase La: MNHDYEEDHDLFDDTPPWDQPFNDDAAAALRSQTEALYAVPEPRPDEDGLLTLPAVVLADSIVFPHLVAPLIVPGEENVAAVRAAVENATTLVVFLLSDLSKESPTWADVFPMGVEVAAGFPYAMPNEAHATLMQGRRRVELVEVVETSPYPVVRVRPVAPPEPEDAESRALMKAALRTFERFVELNDALPEETYLYALNADQMGWLADLMAMALSPDHALLLEVLGLADPAARLQRVLEAMQQEVARLELEDEIHSRVQDEMDRNQREAYLREQMRAIQTELGEGDFWTQEINELRERVEKANLPEEPRARALKEIERLGQLPPMAPEVGILRTYIEWILDLPWTEATDDNLDIAHAAEVLEEHHYGLPKAKDRILEYIAVRNLKPKRTRQPILCFVGPPGTGKTSLGKSIAEALGRKFVRVSLGGVRDEAEIRGHRRTYIGALPGRILQTMKRASTINPVFMLDEVDKLGNDFRGDPSAALLEVLDPEQNYAFSDHYLELPYDLSKVLFITTANTLATIPPALLDRMEVIEFPGYVEEEKIHIARRFLIPRQMEESGLSEEDIRFTDAALRRVIREYTNEAGVRNLEREIGRICRKVARLKAEGKRFPHRITGRTVARFLGPAVYFDMEAETEDEVGVAMGLAWTVTGGEVMPVEVLLMDGKGDLRITGQIGDVMQESAQAALSYLKAHRTDFGLEAEAFEKTDIHIHVPEGAVPKDGPSAGVTMAVALISAFTHRPVRHEVAMTGEITLRGKVLPVGGVREKVLAAHRHGLKTVILPERNLKDLEDVPKSALQALRVVAVCRLDEVLTEALR; encoded by the coding sequence ATGAACCACGATTACGAAGAAGACCATGACCTCTTTGACGATACCCCCCCGTGGGACCAGCCTTTCAACGACGACGCCGCGGCTGCGTTGCGTTCCCAAACCGAGGCGCTCTATGCTGTGCCGGAGCCCCGCCCCGACGAAGATGGCCTGTTGACGTTGCCGGCGGTGGTGCTGGCCGATAGCATTGTCTTCCCGCATCTGGTGGCACCGCTTATCGTGCCCGGCGAGGAAAACGTCGCCGCGGTGCGCGCCGCAGTGGAGAATGCCACGACCCTGGTTGTTTTCTTGCTGAGCGACTTGAGCAAGGAAAGCCCCACCTGGGCCGATGTCTTCCCGATGGGGGTCGAGGTTGCCGCGGGCTTTCCTTATGCCATGCCTAACGAAGCCCACGCAACGCTGATGCAGGGACGGCGGCGGGTGGAATTGGTCGAGGTGGTGGAAACTTCCCCCTACCCGGTGGTGCGGGTGCGCCCTGTCGCGCCCCCTGAGCCGGAAGACGCCGAGAGCCGCGCGCTGATGAAGGCCGCTTTGCGCACTTTCGAGCGTTTTGTGGAACTCAACGACGCCCTGCCCGAGGAAACCTACCTCTACGCCCTTAATGCCGACCAGATGGGCTGGTTGGCCGATTTGATGGCGATGGCGCTTTCGCCCGACCACGCGTTGCTGTTGGAGGTGCTTGGCCTGGCCGACCCTGCGGCGCGGTTGCAGCGCGTGCTCGAAGCCATGCAGCAAGAGGTGGCGCGCCTGGAACTGGAAGACGAAATTCACAGCCGGGTGCAGGATGAAATGGACCGCAACCAGCGGGAAGCCTACCTGCGGGAGCAGATGCGCGCCATCCAGACCGAACTCGGCGAAGGGGATTTCTGGACCCAGGAAATCAACGAATTGCGGGAGCGTGTCGAGAAGGCCAATTTGCCGGAGGAGCCGCGCGCCCGGGCGTTGAAGGAAATTGAGCGGCTGGGGCAACTGCCGCCTATGGCACCTGAAGTGGGCATTTTGCGCACTTACATCGAATGGATTCTCGACCTGCCGTGGACCGAGGCCACCGACGATAATCTGGATATCGCCCACGCGGCCGAAGTGTTGGAAGAGCACCACTATGGTCTGCCCAAGGCCAAAGACCGCATTTTGGAATACATCGCAGTGCGCAATTTGAAGCCCAAGCGCACCCGCCAACCCATTTTATGCTTTGTAGGTCCGCCCGGCACGGGGAAGACCTCGTTGGGAAAATCCATTGCCGAGGCGTTAGGGCGCAAGTTTGTGCGGGTTTCCCTGGGCGGTGTGCGCGACGAAGCCGAAATTCGCGGGCATCGGCGCACCTATATCGGGGCGTTGCCGGGGCGCATTCTGCAAACCATGAAGCGCGCCAGCACGATCAACCCGGTTTTCATGCTCGACGAGGTCGATAAACTTGGCAACGATTTCCGCGGCGACCCTTCTGCGGCGCTGCTGGAAGTGCTCGACCCCGAACAAAATTACGCTTTCTCCGATCATTACCTGGAACTGCCTTACGACCTTTCCAAAGTGCTTTTCATTACCACCGCGAACACCCTCGCGACCATTCCGCCGGCATTGCTCGACCGGATGGAAGTCATCGAGTTCCCCGGCTATGTCGAAGAAGAGAAAATTCACATCGCGCGCCGCTTCCTCATCCCCCGCCAGATGGAAGAAAGCGGCCTTTCGGAAGAAGACATTCGTTTCACCGATGCGGCCCTTCGCCGGGTGATTCGGGAATACACCAACGAGGCCGGGGTGCGCAACCTGGAGCGCGAAATTGGGCGCATTTGCCGCAAGGTCGCGCGTTTGAAGGCGGAAGGCAAGCGTTTCCCTCATCGTATCACCGGCCGCACGGTGGCGCGCTTCCTCGGCCCCGCGGTGTATTTCGATATGGAAGCCGAAACGGAAGACGAGGTGGGGGTGGCGATGGGGCTGGCCTGGACGGTCACCGGCGGCGAGGTGATGCCCGTTGAAGTGCTGTTGATGGATGGCAAAGGCGACCTGCGCATTACCGGCCAGATTGGCGATGTGATGCAGGAATCGGCTCAGGCGGCGCTTTCCTATTTGAAAGCACATCGCACCGATTTTGGCCTGGAAGCCGAGGCTTTCGAGAAGACCGATATTCACATCCATGTGCCGGAAGGCGCGGTGCCGAAAGACGGCCCCAGCGCCGGCGTGACAATGGCTGTGGCGCTGATTTCGGCTTTCACCCACCGTCCCGTGCGTCACGAGGTGGCAATGACGGGCGAAATTACCTTGCGGGGCAAGGTGCTGCCGGTAGGCGGCGTGCGAGAAAAAGTGCTTGCGGCGCACCGGCATGGCCTCAAAACGGTGATCTTGCCGGAGCGCAATTTGAAAGACCTGGAGGACGTGCCGAAATCGGCATTGCAGGCGCTGCGCGTTGTCGCTGTCTGTCGTTTGGACGAAGTGCTGACGGAAGCCCTGCGTTAA